The Brachyhypopomus gauderio isolate BG-103 chromosome 17, BGAUD_0.2, whole genome shotgun sequence genome includes a window with the following:
- the impg1b gene encoding LOW QUALITY PROTEIN: interphotoreceptor matrix proteoglycan 1 (The sequence of the model RefSeq protein was modified relative to this genomic sequence to represent the inferred CDS: inserted 2 bases in 1 codon; deleted 1 base in 1 codon; substituted 4 bases at 4 genomic stop codons), translating to MAVKTGLFLSLFFFPLRTAQIKVKHLGVMNIAHRVRRSALLNTGVKVCPRESMTEARNGHKAYYKLRVCQEAVWEAFQIFLDRVPDSAEYHQWMFACQRDSLCVHDLAQNFSHTHKHLDMVARSRVPAVAPEKSVEHVMEIHVSVEDPGYGNPQRDADTLXRHDVIHSSGEQMLQIFSKLPGFKEIRLLENQCGCCDLQYVQYAVVLETEGSSSGRKSGHSAAEAALKTLSEDPXLPLDIHSHSFEPAIXNILSDLLKYSRRHLPGDVSTENTGVISEGRTENTSISERDASPNGTHERKDEETMRXRETIRKTMRPLEALEDPNTGSPLEPNGGLKVEELREEHLITKVTQTPEENVSDSNIDKEQGTEAIKNLDYSSDVSYETDKHLQSSALPLNTTTPSVMASSRAKELVVLFSLWVTSTNISEDPLNKSSLEYKSLESIFLELATPCVLKAFSNATSKTESSSSSSPDPGNPCKFMDCSKFSRCTVTHSTEAECTCDPGYSKVDDLSCHSVCKLEPNYSLNGGQCQIIAGHGSTCRCPVGKFWHYCGEHCSELVFLPVDPDLVTACLVGCVTGVCALMGVIVFSNNKWMRSRETVTQHLRMSLPHEGSMRVNPVFENYEDILIHVSSTSDPKGSDSWSSQLSDQLQSVENEHLSIXIPRQLYTRVFSQSNFTDHGMSALKRISNVEDQHNGMIQKSTV from the exons ATGGCAGTGAAAACAGGACTATTCCTCAGTCTGTTCTTTTTCCCCCTCCGAACCGCCCAGATCAAAGTTAAGCACTTAGGAGTGATGAACATCGCT CATCGGGTGAGAAGATCTGCGCTGCTGAACACCGGGGTCAAAGTGTGTCCTCGAGAGAGCATGACAGAGGCCAGGAACGGCCATAAAGCCTACTACAAACTGAGAG TCTGCCAGGAAGCTGTATGGGAGGCCTTCCAGATTTTTCTGGACAGAGTACCTGACAGTGCGGAGTACCACCAGTGGATGTTTGCCTGCCAGAGAGACTCACTGTGTGTGCATGACCTGGCCCAAAACTTTagccacacccacaaacaccttGACATGGTGGCTAGG TCTAGGGTCCCAGCCGTTGCCCCTGAGAAGTCGGTAGAGCATGTAATGGAGATCCACGTGAGTGTGGAGGACCCAGGCTACGGCAACCCACAGCGTGATGCTGACACGTTATAGCGTCACGATGTCATCCACAGTTCTGGTGAGCAG ATGCTGCAGATTTTCAGCAAACTCCCTGGGTTTAAGGAGATCCGACTGCTTGAAAATCA ATGTGGATGTTGTGATCTGCAGTATGTGCAGTATGCTGTGGTGTTGGAGACAGAGGGCAGTTCTTCAGGAAGAAAGTCTGGTCACTCTGCCGCAGAAGCAGCCCTGAAGACCCTGAGTGAGGACCCTTAACTACCTTTGGACATCCATTCCCACAGCTTTGAGCC TGCCATATGAAATATCCTTTCAGACCTGCTAAAATACAGCAGAAGACATCTACCTGGGGACGTTAGTACAGAAAATACAGGGGTCATTTCTGAGGGGAGGACTGAGAATACCAGCATTTCTGAAAGAGATGCATCTCCTAATGGAACACATGAAAGGAAGGATGAGGAGacaatgag cagagagacaataAGAAAGACAATGAGACCTCTAGAAGCTCTAGAAGATCCAAACACTGGGTCTCCACTTGAACCAAATGGAGGCCTCAAGGTAGAGGAACTCAGAGAAGAACATCTGATCACTAAGGTGACTCAAACACCTGAAG AGAATGTTTCGGACAGCAACATTGACAAAGAACAGGGGACAGAAGCTATTAAGAATCTGGACTACAGCAGTGATGTCTCATACGAGACAGACAAGCATCTACAGTCCTCTGCACTGCCCCTGAACACCACCACGCCCTCAGTGATGGCAAGCAGCCGGGCCAAGGAGCTAGTGGTGCTCTTTAGTTTGTGGGTGACCAGCACAAACATTTCAGAAGATCCTTTGAACAAGAGCTCCCTGGAATACAAATCCCTAGAGAGCATTTTCCTTGAACTG GCCACGCCCTGTGTGCTAAAAGCCTTTAGCAATGCCACATCCAAGACAGAATCATCTTCTTCATCCTCTCCAGATCCTGGCAATCCATGTAAGTTCATGGACTGTAGCAAGTTCTCCCGCTGTACAgttacacacagcacagaggcgGAGTGTACGTGTGATCCTGGCTACAGCAAAGTTGATGACCTGTCCTGCCACAGCGTCTGTAAGCTCGAGCCCAACTACAGCCTCAACGGGGGACAATGTCAGATCATAGCAGGTCATGGATCAACCTGCAG ATGCCCTGTAGGTAAATTCTGGCACTATTGTGGAGAACACTGTAGTGAACTGGTGTTTCTGCCAGTTGACCCAGACCTTGTCACTGCCTGTCTGGTGGGGTGTGTCACTGGGGTATGTGCTTTGATGGGCGTCATCGTTTTCAGTAACAATAAATGGATGCggagcagagagacagtgacaca acatttacgCATGTCCCTCCCCCATGAAGGCAGCATGAGAGTGAATCCAGTTTTTGAGAACTATGAGGATATCCTGATTCATGTGTCAAGCACCAGCGACCCAAAAGGCTCTGATTCTTGGTCATCTCAACTT TCTGACCAACTTCAGTCAGTTGAAAATGAACATCTTAGCATCTAG ATCCCCAGACAACTCTACACAAG AGTATTTTCACAAAGCAATTTCACTGATCACGGGATGTCTGCTTTGAAACGCATCAGTAATGTGGAAGATCAGCATAATGGCATGATTCAGAAATCCACTGTTTAG